Genomic window (Mycoplasmopsis citelli):
GAGCAATAATAGCTCCACCACCAGGTTGCATTTCAACGTTATGAACAAATGTTCCATCAGGAATATTTGCTAGTGGTAATGCATTACCAACAACAATATCAACGTTTTCTCCTGAAATAACTTTTTGCCCAACTTTAATTCCTTTAGGGGCAATAATGTATCTTTTTTCTCCATCTGCATAAGCAAGTAAGCTAATGTTTGCTGACCGGTTTGGGTCATATTCAATTGTTTTAACTACAGCTGGAATATTGTCTTTATTACGTTTAAAGTCTACTAATCTATAGAATCTTTTAACACGTCCTCCGTGATGTCTAACAGTAATTTTACCTTGGTTATTTCTTCCTGCATTATTTTTTAAAATCACCATAAGTGATTTTTCAGGTGCATGACCAGATAAATTTTGTTTAAAATCAAGAGAAGACATGTTTCTTCTACCGTTAGTAGTTGGCTTATGATATTTAATAGCCATAATGTCTTTTCTCCTTTGCTTAAAAATAGTTGCGGATCTGTCTTTTAAGCAAGCTTCTTTCCGCTTTATTTAATAAATATAATCATTAATAGTTGATTAAAAGAGAATTATTCTCCACCACCAACTTTACGATGCATTGTAGTTTTTGAAGTGTTTGCATTGGTTTTGGTAGCAGTTTTTTTAGAAGCAAGTTTTGCTGCCACACGTTTTTCCACATCAGAAGCAAGGTTTTTTCTCTCTTCTTTAGCAACTTGTTCTTTAACTGGTTTAACTTCTTCGTTGGGGAAGAAGTTAATTTCTTGACCAGCTACAAGAGTTACCATTGCTTTTTTGTATCTATTGGTAAATCCGTGAAAACGTCCTACATTTTTAGGTTTTTTATCAACTTTAATAGTATTAACTTTTTCAACTTTAACTTTAAAAATTTGTTCAACTGCATTTGCAATTTGAAATTTGTTAGCGTGATAATCAACTTTAAAAGTGTAAACTCCATTTGACATTTGTTGATAGGTTTTTTCTGTTAACACAGGAGCTGTAATAACTTTAGTTAATTCCATTATTTAGCTCTCCCTTCTAAAATCGATAAACTTTCGTGAGAAATAATCATCACATCTGCACCAACAAGTGCTTCAACACTAAGTGAATTAGCTTTTGAAGTTGCTACATTTGGTAAGTTGTTTGCTGATTTAAAAACTTCATAATTTTCAGTTACAACAAGTACATGTTTTAAATGATTTACACTTAACTCTTTAAGTTTTAAGTTTAATGCTTTAGTTGAAATTACTTCTAATTTTAAATCATCAACAAGAACTGCTTTATCTTGTGCAAGTAATGTAAGTGCTGAAACAAATGCATTGTGTCTAACTTTTTTGTTAACTTTAAGTGAGTAGTTTTTCTCAGCTTGAGGCCCAAAAGCTCTTCCTCCACCAACTCAAATTGGTGAACGCATTGAGCTATGACGAGCACGACCTGTTCCTTTTTGTCTTCAAGGTTTTTTGCCTGAACCAGCTACTTCAGCACGGTTTTTAACTTGGTGAGTTCCTTGTCTACGTGAAGCTCTTTCTGATAAAATGGTGTCAAAAATTGCTTGTTCATAAATTTTTTCACTAGCAAATAAATTTGCTGGCAAATTTGCTTCAAATTGCACTTTCTCTAATTTTGAGTCTTTAGCTACTGTAACATTTGAAGAAACTTTATTAGCTTTAGTAGTTGTTTTAGCCATAATTATTTTT
Coding sequences:
- the rplB gene encoding 50S ribosomal protein L2 — encoded protein: MAIKYHKPTTNGRRNMSSLDFKQNLSGHAPEKSLMVILKNNAGRNNQGKITVRHHGGRVKRFYRLVDFKRNKDNIPAVVKTIEYDPNRSANISLLAYADGEKRYIIAPKGIKVGQKVISGENVDIVVGNALPLANIPDGTFVHNVEMQPGGGAIIARSAGTAAQILGKDDDGKYVVLKLKSGETRRILARCRATIGTVGNEEHLLVNVGKAGINRHKGIRPTVRGSVMNPVDHPHGGGEGKQPVGRKAPLTPWGKKALGVKTRKTKKSSNKLILRRRKDAK
- the rplW gene encoding 50S ribosomal protein L23, with translation MELTKVITAPVLTEKTYQQMSNGVYTFKVDYHANKFQIANAVEQIFKVKVEKVNTIKVDKKPKNVGRFHGFTNRYKKAMVTLVAGQEINFFPNEEVKPVKEQVAKEERKNLASDVEKRVAAKLASKKTATKTNANTSKTTMHRKVGGGE
- the rplD gene encoding 50S ribosomal protein L4, whose product is MAKTTTKANKVSSNVTVAKDSKLEKVQFEANLPANLFASEKIYEQAIFDTILSERASRRQGTHQVKNRAEVAGSGKKPWRQKGTGRARHSSMRSPIWVGGGRAFGPQAEKNYSLKVNKKVRHNAFVSALTLLAQDKAVLVDDLKLEVISTKALNLKLKELSVNHLKHVLVVTENYEVFKSANNLPNVATSKANSLSVEALVGADVMIISHESLSILEGRAK